Below is a genomic region from Hypomesus transpacificus isolate Combined female chromosome 1, fHypTra1, whole genome shotgun sequence.
taacatatcTTCATCCACTTCCATGGGCTAAATAGTCTCAAAATCCCTGAATCTTGCAACAATGGCTTTTACGTATCTTACGTGCACTACTACGCCATTACGCCTTTTAAACTCGCACAAGTGCTAATCATTACGTTATGCTAGATGACGGTAGAGTAAAAGAAAATATGCATGCGGTTCTCAAAAGCGCAGCAATAAACAGTTGTCTGAACAAGCTTGAGCAAAACACCCAAAGATTACACACTTATTTCGACCAGCCAGAGAGGAAGCTATCATCAGCATCTCATAACTCTAACCCTGACCATCTCCTCAGACCAAACCTACAGCGGCCGCAGGTAGCTAACAGCAGCACGTCTTCACCAGCAACCAACAATAAATATACTTACTTACTTATTGTCAAgaataaatgttttcctttccctCCATTGATTGTATGTTATTTCATAGTGGCGATGCTATCCTTGGTGCTGAACTATCAGAAGGCTATAGCGCTGTCTTTGGTTTTGAACAATGATGTTGTCTGCTGTTGTGCTGATGCAATTGTGcttttgtaatttttttacttttttatttctctttcaCATTGCTGAATATAGGTTATCGTTAAAGGTAGACAGTCTATTGGCAGTGGTACAAGATAATAGATGGAGATACATTGAGTGGATTTAGGGGTCCCGGCCGCTACTGACTCACACTGTTATGGTCATAGACATGTCTATGGTTACGGTATTTGCAGGAATGAGGAGGCAAGTGCAGATTTGATGGTTCTTTTAATAACCCTCCAGGGATTTGCAACAACGGAGGCACATACTCTGAATATAAATGAAAACCTCTGACACTAGATACGTCAGGACAGTGTAACGCATAATAACCGACAcccaagtaaaacaaaaacccaGGTTATTTACTCTACTAATGATAATCAGAAACAGGTGAACGAATAGAATAACAGGTGTGCGCAATGGTGCGTAATACACTGGCCAGCACCGCCCCTAGTACTCCGGTGAATCCGAGCGTCGACGTGGAGCCTCTGGTCCagacgtaacacacacacaaacacacatactcacacacacaaacacacatactcactcacacacacatacacaaacacacatactcactcaaacacacatacacacaaacgtacacacagtGGGGCAAGCTTTCTGTCAGGCATTCCTAGTTACACCCAAGACCACTGTACACATACCGCTGACTCTGGGgaagggttaaccctaaccctaactaaccatCTAGTGTGTTGTTAACTTTTGGTGTTATGTGTGATTGACCTTGTGAGCTCTTGGTTCCAGGCCCACCTGCCATTTGCAGTGGTGGGGAGCACCGAGGAGGTGAAGGTGGGGAACAAGATGGTGCGGGCCAGACTCTACCCTTGGGGCACCGTGCAGGGTGGGTAGCACTccactacggtggccctgaagtgcaaaacacacccactaatatgagtacatcccccaaatgaaaacactccccccaaatacgagtcaactccccccaaataggatgacttgctctcctccccccaatacaaagacacggtcccccaaatgggaaacgacattacattaactcaaaacgacattacattacagttttttacaatcactttgacacaagtttcagaaccttgatgtccttttttcccaaaaaaacacaactgatgatcaaaatgcacatttttcaaaacgctaacacaattttcaattgcttggaTACATTACACATACATCTTAGATCTTTTGTTCATTGAACTATAATCATCTGTTCAAAAAGACACAACTAAAGATCAAAGTATCACCATTTCAAAATGCTAGTTCACACATAACATCTGAAATGTCTGTAATTTCCTTACATTACAATGATCTAACTGGCAATTGATACTACTGCTCAAAATGATAAGTGACCTTTGCATTTCTCTTACTGCATAGTTTTATATAAACTGACAAACAATATTTCAAGTTTAGAACATGAAAGTTTCAGTATAATGAGATCCATTAACACCAATTACTATGAAACATTAACAAATTGGACTAAACCAACATGTTTCCAGATTTGAAAACCAACAGCACTTGTAGGTATGCGGACCTTGTACTGTAATTGCTTTGTCAATTTACGGCCTTGTACTTGACCCCatactctcccttcctcaaACCTATTGAGGAATTGTTTTTCACATGGAGGTGTACGATAGGCACCCTCATGAACAAGTTCCTCTTCTCCAAGCCATGGATGAGGGTTACAATTACATCACGGCAGACCAGTGTCAGGCCTGGATTCGCCATGCCTGGAGATTATTTCAGAGATgtttgtcaaatgaaaacatcCATTGAGATGTGAATGAAAACTTGTGGTCAAATCCACAAGACAGGGGATGGAAATACAGGAGAGTAATCAATCCTttattttgctttgtttgtttgttttttgagccaggtgaggaacactgcaGTACATGTTCACGTACCGTAGCATTGTTTTCCTTTGTATCTATTATGTTTGCtttgatacaaaaaaaacaaaggaaTGTTGTAATTTGATTGAACGTCATCAATACATTTCATATTTTGCTCAATGATTCCACTGTCTGTAGTATTCTCCCTTAGTCCATTTATGGTGATGTAGTATGTTATGAAACATGTATCACATATTTTGTAGTTGTACAATATTTAATGACTGTACAAACAACTACATTATGAAACTCTGGGTATCTTGTGTTTGGATGATCTAAGTGAATGTTCCTATGGTATTTCATGATAAATTTGTTTTTTTAACTCATGATTCTGCATGTGCAAGGTGTCTTTAGAgatatgaacatacaatgcTAATACTATGCTTTGaacatgtgacagtgtgtgttacaaGTAATGACTGTTTCGAGTTTTGTatctagagttttgaaaaaggacagcaaggttctgaaatttgtgtcaaagtgattgtaaaaaactgtaacggGTAGGTACAACACTTTCatcgctgattggatgcacagTAACTAACAGGatataagaaattgatcgacaaaagtacaaaatgcaataatgACAGAGTTATGTGCACCAGGACAGTTGTTTGGCCATCGAAGCATCGAGGCACCACCAGCCCAGGATATCACTGTAAAATAACACCCCAGATCAGTGTGATACAAAAGATAAACATGAGTCAGGGTATCGTACACACCCACGTGTCTTTGTCTCATGGTGCTGATAGGGAGgtctgtgggcatctgtgaagccctctgtgatgtCGCTTGTAAAACGGGTTGTACAATTAAAAATGTGATTTGATGTTCCCAGTTGAGAACGAGAGCCACTGTGACTTTGTGAAGCTGAGGGAGATGCTGCTGCGGGTGAACATGGAGGACCTAagagagcagacacacactcgcCACTACGAGCTCTACCGACGCTGCAAGCTGGAGGAGATGGGCTTCAAGGACGCGGACACAGACAGCCAACCCTTCAGGTGAGGCTACCAGCAACACCTAGCTCCTCTACCAGCTATTTTATTGAACCAGTGGGgttaaagtgtgtgtctgtgtgtgtgtgtgtgtgtgcgtgtgtgtctgtgtctgcgtgtgtgtctttgtgtgtgtctgtgtgtctgtgtgcgtgtgtccaccccagcctccaggaGACATATGAAACAAAGAGAAGGGAGTTCCTGGGAGAGCTGCagcacaaggaggaggagatgaggcagATGTTCGTTAACAAGGTGAAGGAGACCGAGGTGGAgctgaaagagaaggagagagaggtaaaccAGTCTGGGAGGGGGtggtctttacatttacattcagtcatttagcagacgctcttatccagagcgacttacagtaagtacagggacatttcctccgaggcaagtagggtgaagtgccttgcccaaggacacaacgtcatttggctcggccgggaatcgaactggcgaccttcagattactagcccgattccctcaccttTCAGCCACCTGCCTCCCTACATCTGGTCTTTAACCAGTTGTGTTAAATGTCAAAGAGGATATAACAGAAGGTAGTCTTGCATAGGTGTATGACTACAACGAAGCTAAAATGAGCAGGTGTCAGTGGACACTGGTTAACGGTAAgatcaaacttttattgttGCATCTCTGCTAAACTGTATGTCTGTAAAATCCAGCTCCATGAGCGGTTTGAGCAGCTGAAGAGGATGcaccaggaggagaagaggaacctggaggagaaaaggagagacctGGAAGAGGAGATGAACGCCTTCAACAGGAGGAAGGTGGCAGCAGAGGCGCTGATGGGACAAGCCCTGCAAGGATCCTCTCAACCCTTCAAGAAGGATAAGGACAAGAAGAAGTAAGtcttcttccttttttctctttttctctcctctcttaccaagtactccttctctctcaaccCCTCTCTGAAATATAACCAAATTaatccccctcacccccctccctcacccccacctcgtccccaccctcctccctcacccccacctcgtccccaccctcctccctcacccccacctcatcCCCACCCTcattcccacccccacccagcttACAGTGCAGTTAGAGCGCTGATCATTCATTTGGTTCTTTCTACTTTTAAgttttcctctcttttcttaTCTTCAGTCTCATCTTACTATAGTTTGGTATgtcatttatattttatatttattttcatttaaatatttcatattttgtcattttaatGTTTTTCCCTTTTCAGTTGATTCATGGAACTGACATCCAGGGAAACCAGGGTTTTGTGCTCCATCATCATGGGAACTATTGACTGTTGTAATTGACTACTGACTTGTATGCATGGACTCAGTGACACTGtgacaccagtgtgtgtgtgtgtgtgtgtgtgtgtgtgtgtgtgtgtgtgtgtgtgtgtgtgtgtgtgtgtgtgtgtgtgtgtgtgtgtgtgtgtgtgtgtgtgatgtggcgCCCCTAATCCACTTGTGTTCTTATGGATCAGAAGGCGTCTAAGCTCAGTGGACTTGGTGTGTCTCGAATGCTGACTCTGCTAGATGTGTGAAAACACGACTGGGGGTTCTGTTGCGATAACTAGGCTTATGTTGTTTCATGATCCTCAAATCGTTTCCATCCTGTTGAGCACTTTTAACCCTGTGTTCCCAGGGATGTGTCGAGCTCTGGTGTAATGATGTAATTCAcgcatgtatgagtgtgtgtgttaaagtacTGTCTTAACATGGAATTATACATTTGTGTATTTATACATGCAAATGTTTGTGAAGCTACATAACTAAATATGACTAGTCTGTTAATCAACAACATTAATTACTCCAGTGCTGTCTTATATTAATACAGTTCCTatgagtataaatacaatatCTATATCTAAAAGATTCTGAtagtttttcaaaataaaaagttGCTTATGAAGCGGAATAGATCATGTATGTAGAATATATGAGATATCAATCCATGCATGGATCCAAAGTGAGAGTTTGTGTTTAGGTAGTTAGTGTCTGATGTTTCAGGCACTCTGGTCGGTCCTGTCACAGTGGAACAGTGTTCTTGCTTATAATGAAAATAAAGCAATGAATGGAAAATGGGCTTTACTTCAGTTTTTTATGATTTCACTCCAGAGATAGAACCCTTTCTGCTCTGTAAGGTTCTAGATAGAATCCTTTCTGCTCCGTAAAGTTCTAGATAGAACCCTTGGTGCTGTTTATGTTTTTGTCTACCATCAGcttgaaacacaaagacctAGTTGACTGATTTGGGGTTCCATGATTATCCATTAGGGGCGTAACGTAACACTCTGCTCATGATTCGATACGTATCACGATACAGGAATCAtgatacaatacgtatcacaatACAGTGATCATGATATACTACGTATCACGATATCTTgaacaaaaaaaattaaactgaaattcaattaatagatttatttcccAAACATTAAAAATGTTCAATAActttctttgttgtacatacaacTTTGTTAACTCTGTAATGATTTCTACAGTgatttctgtgaatgcagtGAATGCATGCGTGACACAGGTGCAGAGTAGGTTGCATGCTGGTAGCTCATCCAATCGTCAAAGTCAAAGTGGactttattgtttattattattggtggccaagccgcaaagcggcgaagccacttaagtgtttctaccttttcttcttattattattaatcatcttcctctcccattggagtctatggcagccccttgAACTCTATGGtcactttttgtgaaatttggcacactcatgaaGGACAGGTCCCTCTTTAATCtcaccaagttttatgtctcccattcgagcactctagcgccaccaatgggtcaaagttggacttgtgtttacacacataacttttgaaccgtatgaccgattttcaaaaatgaggtaccgttggattccctggatgaAGACGAGTTCAACACGCCCTATTACCGGTCAATTTCCGGCTGTATGAATTTTCCGCCATTTAGAAttttaaggaaacacgttttttcgcttcTTCTCCTACATTTTTTTTCCAATCTTTCCcggaattggcacacatcatcgtcagagcaaccctcactcggtgttatttaaatatttgattttcaaaaccgtttgtccggtacagccaatctaAATTGTCaacaaagcaaacaaacaggaagttggatcaaatctcagccaatctttgagatatcaacaccaaacttggtatgatgactcggaaccctcttctgaggatgtccacacaatttggtgtcataTGATCACTTGGCGTGgctgcaggaagcaaaaatgtgttttggccaataaatgttgatttgtttgccttaattaagtgattcctttgtctcatgatatcttgggacatcccgtgtgtgacaaCTTGTGATaacagccgaattgatgcggacGAATTCAgtgaaaaaacttttttctcaACTACTCCTACAAAGTTTGTCCAATCTGAACCAATTTTGGCTGAGAGTATCTTAAGActaagcctcacaaaggccatcacatgattttgggattttcagaaccgtttgtccggtacagccaatcaaaatgtgccgttaagccagcaaacaggaagttgggtcgtatctcagcaaatcttttatggattcacaccaaacttggtatagaGATTTGGAACCCTGTTCTAAGgatgtttaaaatgttttctgggtcatatgactgcttggccacctcattggtgcttgcagctatatttatacattattattatcaaagtgaactttattattatatattattaataGCTAATCCAATAGGATAAAAGGGCTACGATACATATTGTAATTTGCATTGGGATATATTGTGCCacaatatattgttacacccatagacatatatacatatatctaTGGTTACACTCCTATTATCCATCTTTGATTTCTTTCCCCATCCATTAATCAATtttatctctcctccctcctctccttctcttttctctcctccctcttctctctgttagCTTGGTTTATCTGGGTTAATAAACACTGGTTGAATCTCAGAATGAACAGCTGGTTTTGACACAGTATTTACTTGCTATAACCAGATAACACTAACTATTTACCTAACAGACTTTTAATATTTTTAAGTGTTATTTTGCCACAAACTTTAAAGTGATAGGAAAACATCTTTGTTTTATCCATGTTAATGCTTATGTCGGTCTATGATAGTTCATTAAAGTCAGTATCCATACATTTCTTTTGTTCAGTTTAGTAGCGTTGCACTTGTACACTAATGAAACGTCTGTCAGGATCTCTGACCTGATGTTCTTCTGTTTGTAGCTTCTTTAGTCTCCCGTCTGCGTGCTCCTTAACCTCAGGGAGGAATCTACACTAGAAGACTTTCTACCACAGAAATCAATTTCCTTGTTTGAAACTAATAATCAAGTTTGCTGTTTTTTGACAGTATGAAGCATTTTCGAAGACCCTCTGTGCTCCTGTTTATGTATGATCTCTTGTGATCTTCTCTGACCACCGTCTTCCAACCTGCCTAACTCACAGGTGGTTATCCAGGTACAGATTAACTCTGAAGCATAAGAAACAGGAAATCAGTTTTTTTCCCAGTTCAAAATGAGATTTAATCTGTGTTTAGGGGAAGCTAAAGAACTACTCTCTTCCTCAACCTCAGTAGCATGGTtactcctctctcttcacctgaCACAGAATGCTTGCAGGTAACCATTAAATTCTCTTTATTTTACTATTAAATGTGCTTTTACTGATGTTGCTGTATTTTGTTTCTGTTCATATTTATATAAATTTGACTGGTGTCATCCTAATGCACTGTGAAATTGTAAAGTTGAAAGGGGTTGTATTTAAAGAACAAATGCTTAAAGGCCTTGTCAGAAAGGGTTATCAGGGTTGGTCAAATTATAAATAAGACGCACTTTAATGAAACAACGCGTAGACACTAAATTATATACAATACCTATAAATGTGATCGTGGAGTTATTGAATAGCCTAACATTGTTGAAGGCTGAAGGGATTAGGCATATAATTAAATACATACGCACATTCTTAACTGTCTTAATGAGACTAAACTAAAATGTGAATCGTGATTCAAACATTTTCTTATACAGTTAATCCATATTGAGTATTGTCTTCATGAGGTTTGTGCTTAATCATCCCGTATtggatttgtatttttttctcaaTGAATAAAGTACTTTGAAAGGACGTGTGTCATATGAAGTTACTGAACGATATAAATTATGAAACACATGTTTAGATCACAACTAAACACGGGTGCAACTTTATAGCAATCTGCTACCACACTACTACAATCTTCTGGGGTAGGAgtcagaggcgttgttagacataaaactctactggggcacaggcccctattcatatccctttttttctttcaagcttgctgagGCTACAGAAACTCccattgcttaacccactatataacagttcagggacgcaagtttgatatcagctttggcagggacatcaatagttaatgcgagcttGCACATTTTTTGCAGattaatttgagcgcaaatactgttttttgagcATCATGTAATAAAGTTTTTAcgttttaatcaaaataagatgattggtAGGCCTCTCATTTAGAAATTATCTTtagtaatgttttcttagcctacctcaattctgacttgtgtgccgagtccaacacctggacttctgtgtgcgtgctgcagtggctgtttggcaagctcagaagaggcGCTGATATGGAATTCGGCGTGCataggtttgtgttttcggttaaacaaTTTTACACGTGTTGATTGAGATACTGCGttattttttccgggattatcaatctaaattaatgcactgactaataaagtaaattgttaaaactctaGATTTGACTGGGGCACAGCTTATtttttatactggggcacgtgcccccgtaaaaaagggtctaacgacgcccatGGTTGGGGTCTAAAAGTTCTAGAAAACCAGCTGCTGGCTAATAGGCCTACACCCTGGCGCTGAAAAGCTCAATTCATAAATTTCCCAACAAATTTGGACTTTTTACGTAGAccgaatgtgtgtgtatttctgtaatCTGAGTTCATAATTTAGtatttggagggagggagaatacaTTGTGTATTGTCATAGGCCGAGCGTAATGTTCCGAAACAGCTTCATTGTTTTATACTAAAGTAAAAAGGAACGCCTTGCGCTCACCGCCCCCTGTCAGAGTGACTTCCGCGTTGATTTGTACGATTTGATCGAATCAGACTCCAAAAAGAGGGAGGGTCTTCTCCTCGACAGCTAATCAAATGTGCCTTTGTGTGGGCGGGGATGAGCGGCCGTACTTAAGCCGCCGGAGCCCTTTCTCGGGCGCTTTATGCCAAGGGTAGGGAGTGTGCATAGGCGGAAATTTACGTTTGCTTGAAGCTTTCTTGTCGGAAGATCATACTGACACTTTTCATTTCCTTTCTAAACATTTTTATTAAGAACATTATTCTGTAAACTCTTGGATAACCACATTGCAACGCTTTCTATCACTTCAGATAAGGTAAGTTACAGCGATTCTCTATTGTAATTTCAAATCCTGTGCTACCTAGCTACCTTGTATTTAACAACTTTTTATAAAAACATTCGCTATAAATATTCGCTTGTGTCCTATATGTTTTAAACTTGGCGTTACTATGTATAAATTAGTTTTGATATGTAGCCTACCTCTATCTAGCCCAACGTTTGCTGTGACGTTCAGTTATCGATGACAGGGCATTATAGCCTAAACGGTGCCTGCGCCTTTTGACAAGAAGATTTTAGTTATATGATGTCATCCACTTGTGTAGTTTAAGCAAAGTCTATTTAGAATGGTGTTTTAAACGTAGATATTCGCGTAATTGCGATACTGTGGTCGTGTCTATTGCTATCTTGGCTATGTAGCTAGTCCATTGCTCTATGTTGGGGACATGCCCCGACATGCCGCAACGCTACTGCCCTTTAGTGACGCACAGGCGTACAAGGCCCGGGTCGCTCGCTACGCTAGCCCCCGAAAAGTTAAGTTCTTAAATCAAAGACTACTGTATGTCTATCTCCTATACATGGGTAAAACGCAATATGTTTGGATGAAGAATACTTTTGGATCACACTGACATTCATGATTACTATAATTATAATGTCATTATTTGTGGCCTACTAGT
It encodes:
- the LOC124470168 gene encoding septin-8-A-like isoform X2 encodes the protein MNTLFNTAFDNEEASHYQDDVHLCPKTYDLHESSVHLKLTVVDSVGFGDQINKEQSYKPVVDYIDTQFENYLQEELKIKRSLFNYHDSRIHICLYFIAPTGHSLKSLDLVTMKKLDSKVNIIPIIAKADTISKSELHKFKIKIMSELVSNGVQIYQFPTEDDAVTEINSSMNAHLPFAVVGSTEEVKVGNKMVRARLYPWGTVQVENESHCDFVKLREMLLRVNMEDLREQTHTRHYELYRRCKLEEMGFKDADTDSQPFSLQETYETKRREFLGELQHKEEEMRQMFVNKVKETEVELKEKERELHERFEQLKRMHQEEKRNLEEKRRDLEEEMNAFNRRKVAAEALMGQALQGSSQPFKKDKDKKN